AGGCGCATCGCTATGAGTGTTTATTACTTACATCAACCTCGGCAGACAGAGCGATCATGTCGCCGAAACTGGACATCCTGTCGGCACCACGGGCCCTCGCATATGCTTGCGCAAGTCCCGAGGTCTCGATGCCCTCAATGTCGTCGACCATGTAGACCTTGCGCTCCACATCGCTTAGTGGGACACCGATGGCAGCGCCAGCGGGCGAAACGTGCTTGAAGCTGGCAGCAGCTGGGTAGTTCAGTGCCTTGGTCAGCTCCTGGACAAGAGGCCACGCGTTGAGCGCGTCTAGCAAGTTGATGTATCCTGGCGCGCCACAGAGTACCTTGAAAGGCAACGACTTCTCCGGCATTGAAACTGTCGCGGGCTTCTGGTGGGGGTTTGCGCCATATCGGAGAGTGAGGAACTGGTCGCCATCGCCCGCATACTTCTTCCTGAAGAACTCGGAGATTGCGGTGTCGTATGAGGAGGTTTGCTCGAAGGCCTTGAGAGCATAGCGCTGCCTGCTGTTTTCAGAGACGTCGCCATCTTTCTTGAGCTCCGTTAGGAGGTCATGGTAGTCGTTGGGGTCGCTGATGATGGTCACGCGTGCGTGGTTCTTTGCAGCGGCCCTCAGCAGGGTGACGCCTCCAATGTCAATTTCCTCTACGGCCTCTTCGATTGTGACGTTGATGCGCGCGACCGTCTCGGAAAAGGGGTATAGGTTACATACGACAAAGTCAATCTTGTCAATGCTATTTGCGGAGAGGTCGGAATCGTCGGAATCGAGGTTGCGCGCGAGGATACCTCCGTGCACAGCAGGGTGGAGCGTCTTGACACGCCCACCCAGCATCTCAGGCGCCTTGGTGATGGCAGAGACATCTTCGACCGGGAAATTGGCCTGACGAATCATCTTCGCCGTACCACCAGAGGCAAGCAGGCGGACACCACATTCATGAAGTCCCTTGGCCAGGTCAAGAAGACCGGTTTTGTCGTAGACGGAAAGGATGGCTGTCGCATACTATCAGCACTGTTTTTTATGCAGTATAAAGCCTTGCTCTCACCTGTCTTTTGGCCTGCCATATTGAGCGACTTTACTGATTGCCCAGGAATCAATTGGGAGAAAACAAAGACTTGAAGGGCAAGTCTGGGGTACAATGCAACGGCGCACGACACCCTGTGGAGATTTTTTTAGCGTCGCGGGGCTCATGTCTGACCTCATTTCGCTGCCCCTCCATGGTGCCTGCCCCGATTGGTCAAAGCTTCTCCGCTCCGCAGCCGCAAGAGCAAACTTTGTCAATTGACTTTTCTGTATGCACGCACGTAGCTCACTCATGTCGTGAGAGATGATGCGTCTGTGTGCTCAGATATATATGTAATCTGCATGGCTCACCGCTGTTCCAGCTTGTTGACGCATTGCTAGGCTTACCGGCCAATCGCCATCGAAATGTCGTCGCTTGCGCCTCGGCTCTCCGTCTTCAGTCTGGCATTGCGGACAGTACCCCTTTAGACGTGCCATTCCCTAGAATATAGACTGTATCGCAGAACCGGTGGTTTTGGTTCCCCTGCATCACTCAACTCTGGTAGCACCCGAACAAGTCACCTTCCCGCGTCGACTTGTTGTAGGCCTCCCGACCGCACCGTCCTCAATCACAGGTTGCGCGGATAATCCACCTATGACCACCACGATAATGACAGAACATAATAGCACCGAGAGCCTTATCAGTCATTTCCAATCCGTCTTACTTGAGCTCAACGCGAACCCGTACCCAGATGTCGCGTGTCCACCAGACCTACCCAAACGCGCCTCCGTAGCCCTCATCTTACGCATACAACCGAACTACTCGCATTGGCCCAACGAATCTGATAGCCCTCTACCAAAACGACGTAGGCGATCTTCGGCAGCGAAGCCAACCGATGAATTCGACTTTGAGTCTTCGTTGGCCGCCTTCTTCGAGCAGGACTGGGTGAAGCATGGCGACCCAGAGCTACTCTTCATAAAGAGAGCGACAAGGATTGGCGACAAATGGAATGGGCACGTTGCATTGCCGGGTGGAAAGCGGGATCccgaggatgaggatgacCAGGTGACTGCTGCGAGAGAGGCGCTGGAGGAGGTCGGTATTGACCTAAGCCCGGAGAATGCCATCGCTGTAGGCAATCTACCCCAGCGCATCGTCACAACCAGCTGGGGAAAAGTACCGTGCGTCTCACATCCAATGATCATTATGGAATAGGCTGGATACATGCC
This sequence is a window from Pyrenophora tritici-repentis strain M4 chromosome 4, whole genome shotgun sequence. Protein-coding genes within it:
- a CDS encoding PurH, AICAR transformylase/IMP cyclohydrolase PurH (only IMP cyclohydrolase domain in Aful) → MAGQKTAILSVYDKTGLLDLAKGLHECGVRLLASGGTAKMIRQANFPVEDVSAITKAPEMLGGRVKTLHPAVHGGILARNLDSDDSDLSANSIDKIDFVVCNLYPFSETVARINVTIEEAVEEIDIGGVTLLRAAAKNHARVTIISDPNDYHDLLTELKKDGDVSENSRQRYALKAFEQTSSYDTAISEFFRKKYAGDGDQFLTLRYGANPHQKPATVSMPEKSLPFKVLCGAPGYINLLDALNAWPLVQELTKALNYPAAASFKHVSPAGAAIGVPLSDVERKVYMVDDIEGIETSGLAQAYARARGADRMSSFGDMIALSAEVDVPTAKIISREVSDGVIAPGYSAEALEILKKKKGGKYLVLQMDPEYVPSPDETRTVFGITLKQHRNDAKIVPSDTFNTVIVPKNSGALPESAQRDLTVATIALKYTQSNSVCYALNGQIIGLGAGQQSRIHCTRLAGDKADNWWMRFHPKTLNLQFKKGTKRPSKSNAIDLLCSGLVPESGIERDDFEAHFEEGQVPQPFTADERKEWLSKMESVAVSSDAFFPFIDNVFRAHRSGAKYIAAPTGSQNDGAVFETSEKLGITFVEQHIRLFHH